gaaaatctACTAGTAATTTATGTTGTATCTAGATGCAGAAGCTCTATAGAGGAGCTTCTAGTTTTGAAGCCCAGAAGTTAATTTTATCTTCGTGCTATAGCCTATGGTCATCGGCTcgtaacttttcatttaccatATGCTGGAATTTTGTTCAGGAGTAGAGAAGTTGTTCTAGAAGCAGGCTAAAAAGTATTTGGAGGAACTGTAGGAGTATGAAGACATATTGGATGGCATCAGAATGTGCGAGGAGGAGGTGCTCTGAAAGGGGTTAAGGAGAATGATTATAGAAAGAGGCAAAGAAAGAACTAGAGATAAGAGTGGGCATGCATTCCTTGACATTAATTCTTAGTTTTGAACAGAAGTACGTATGCCTTAATAGATTCAAATGTATGTAACAGAAGTTCTTTTTGTAATTTGTGAACTTAAATCCATTAGCAGGCTGAAATTTCTCATTTAATATCTGTTAGTTGTTGCCTTTTTGTATTGTTTTTTGCGAGATGGTTTTCTACCcatttctatctttttttcctttccctaTAATAGTGGCTTTGGCTGAAAGGTTCTTTGAATTCTGCAGATTCGGCCCGTACTTCTGCCAACCGGTAATTGCTGGGTTAGGAGATGATGATGTACCCTTCATTTGTACTATGGATTGCCTCGGTGCCAAGTAACTATCCATTTCCAATGCTTATCCTGCAAGAAACTTCTTTATCATCTAACCAAATTTACCTACACCTGCAAAGCACTTCTTTTGTTGCTTGCTATTTGCTGTCTCTATTTGCATCAGGAGATTTTTCTAGTACCTTGGCATTCTTCAGATTAACGTACAATTTCTACTTGTTTCTTCTAGGGCTTAAAAAAGAAGGACAAATTTATTCAAATAGAGCTTTTCTGGGTTGCCTGCATTTATTTGGTAAAAGATGCTCTATAATAGATGCTGAAAGAGAGAGCACTATATAAACTAAAGGCTTCATTTGGTCCTTTACTTGATACTACAGAGTTCACTAGAGCAAAACTCAGAAGTAGGAATGCTCTCAAACAATCAACAAATAATTTCCCTCTGGTTTTGAACCTGATGTAAGCCCTTAAAAATAGGTGTTCAAATACCGGGTACAGCAAAACTGAGACAAGTTGAGCACTTGCCATGGGTGCTATTAGGCCAATTTATGGATAAACTCTACCTTCTAACTTGCATTCAGTCTAATTATTCCAGTGCCGGTCCTAGGGAAGTTCCTCTGAATTTCATGCCTGCTAATTGGGAAATGTGCAATCGATGATATGAATGTTTGTCCGATgatgaaaggaaaaggaagtTGTCTTGCCTGCTAGTTTATGGGTAAACTTCCATGTACCAATGGTGCTTACCGGCTAGCTAAAACATGGAAGTTTACTTTAGATAGGAGTTGTTTCTCTACTTTATTGCCATATATTTCCCCCTTGTGGTATATCTGAATTCTTTAAATTTGTATCTCTTTATTTGGAAGAGTATGAAGTGGGTAATTTTCTGTTGCAGGGAGCTTGCCAAAGACTTTGTTGTTTCTGGTACAGCCTCGGAATCCCTGTATGGTGCTTGCGAATCCATGTACAAGCCTAACATGGTTAGTTGCTGTGTTGTTATACGTGCCTATATAGTTAGTATCTTAGCTGGCTCATATTATTTTGGCTCTACTTCTTGGTGACGGTCATATTTTCTGGTCATTAGACGGTTTAGTGATAAAGGTATGACGTACAGATATTTTCCTTTGTACCAGTGACTAATTTCATTGTTTGGGTTACGTTTGTTGTGATATCTCTCAAGTTCATGGGATCGAAGTTATGTCATTTCGTATCTATGAATGCTGAACAGTTTTTGGGTCTTGCCGTAAGCTATTTGCATTTTACCTCCATAAGTGCAAAGCTCTTTTACATAGTCATGTTTGTGCATAGTTGCAAATTCAGAGCGAGTTTTAGGACTGAGATTAATAAACAGTATCATACATGCAGCATAAATAACACACAGAGAATATGAAACCAAAGCTCTTAATTAACACACGCAAGCCAGGATATAGTTAGCAGCTGGCGCATGAATAATAGTACTTCTTTCTACCTTATGTTTGTCTTTCTCCATTTTAAATGTTGAATTTATGTTTCCCTGATGACTGCAATCTGATAGGGAGAGTTCCAGGATTCTCTTGTATTGATTTCATAATGAGGCATGACATTGACCTTTTTCCCTCGCATGACAGGAACCTGACGAGTTGTTTGAGACTATATCGCAAGCACTGTTAGCATCTGTGGATCGTGATTGCTTGAGTGGCTGGGGAGGCTATGTTCTTCTCGTGTAAGTTCTTCATTCAGCCTCTTTGACGGTTCTTTGATATTTGCACCACTCGTGCATTTTCTTGTTGCTAAATAAATACCTAGCCTTGCAAATCGTTTTGCCTAACCGGTGATTGAAATAGGGTACGTGAAAAATCATGTTTCGCCAAGTTGGTGCTCTCTACTCTTCATTTCTGAGACTACTACTATAGTACAGATTAAATACCTCTAAAAATGTCATGTTCttaggaaaaaaagaaacactgGTTATGCTTTTGGGTTGTCCAGCGTTTAGCAACAATTTGGGATTGTTTACCttttgaaaataacttgatgTTTAGCATGTAGTGAGAGTGTTAAACCCATACTTTGCTCTAGCTAAAACCTCAATTTTGTTTTCCACATTTAACCTGCATCCCCCCCCCTTGGCTTTATTGCAGAACACCGACTGAAGTGCAGGAGAAAATACTGAAGGGAAGGATGGACTGAATCCTCCTGTTTAGGATACGAAGAGTAGTGAAAATTGATCACCCTTCAAACTATGCTGTTTTCCTACAGTTTTTCGACGTTAATTGCTGTTTTTTCTGTGACGGAACAAACTACAAAGTACATTTAGTGATTGCTTTATGTATGGGTTGTTCGCTTGATTACAACTGATTTCAGAAAGAATATTTATAGATTTCGAATGGATTCTCTAATTCGAGTCGGTGAATggcaaagacaaaaaaaattggGGTTTTGATACGGGGGAAAGCTTTGATGAGCTTTTGAGCTTGCGAAGCAGAAGCTCTGATTTGAATCTTCTGCATATATTaggttgttttttttattatcaagcTGCTTAACTCAGAAAAACTCCAGGGAGGACAGGCACTTTCTTAATTTGAGATGCTACTACTTATTCAATCCATCTTTCAATTGAGTCTTCCTACATGCTAAATTAGATTATTAttccaagaaagaaaaaaaaaataaaagaaaattggaaAACAGTGTCTCTTGTTATTTTTGGATCAACCTGCCTGCCTTATTTGTGGTGCCTAcaagagattaaattttttatgaatcCAATTTAGATTTTATCCTTGGCAAGAAACATGCTCTAAGATTCAGAGTATGAttccaatttcaaatttgaatttagattcaAATCTCGATACGGAATAACAAATTTGCTGAAATTCACAatatgaattcaaaattcgactCAAATTTgaatactaaattttaattcatatttctaatttaGTTTAAGATCTAATAATCAAATTCATGTTTGGCCCAGGATAAAACTGAATAGGTTTGTTTAAAAGATAAGGATCACAATTGATTAAACACACCACCGGGCCTCTTCCCGTCAGTGTCAATTACAAACAACCAAAGCTGAGAGTTACAAACTAAactcttttaaaatttgagtacaaAATATTTGAGGCCTTTTTAGAATTGTTTCAGCATAGAGTATAAAACCACATTTAATACATGAAGTCCCAAAATTGATTTTCGTACTGATAATTCACTTTGTATTTGAAAACTACCGTCGAGAAGCATCAGAATTATCATCTATAACTCT
This window of the Ananas comosus cultivar F153 linkage group 19, ASM154086v1, whole genome shotgun sequence genome carries:
- the LOC109725025 gene encoding proteasome subunit beta type-3-like, with product MSIFEYNGSALVAMVGKNCFAIASDRRLGVQLQTIATDFQRVYKIHDKLYVGLSGLATDAQTLHQRLVFRHKLYQLREERDMKPETFASLVSALLYEKRFGPYFCQPVIAGLGDDDVPFICTMDCLGAKELAKDFVVSGTASESLYGACESMYKPNMEPDELFETISQALLASVDRDCLSGWGGYVLLVTPTEVQEKILKGRMD